Proteins co-encoded in one Papaver somniferum cultivar HN1 chromosome 5, ASM357369v1, whole genome shotgun sequence genomic window:
- the LOC113280637 gene encoding uncharacterized protein LOC113280637, whose translation MNAAHLLLGRPWQYDVRAVHNCFENTYTFFKDVKKKTLVPSQSTAIYREHSDGKTSALVASLVNQLQAHSLSSHEESKHMIVIPEKVKSLINQFIGLFLDELPKSLPPLRDLQHQIDFIPGASLPNYAHYRLSPKEHEILQGQVNDLLEKKKV comes from the coding sequence ATGAATGCAGCACATTTACTTCTTGGAAGACCTTGGCAATACGACGTACGTGCTGTTCATAATTGTTTTGAGAATACATACACCTTTTTTAAGGATGTCAAGAAGAAAACTTTAGTTCCTTCTCAATCTACAGCTATTTATAGGGAGCATAGTGATGGCAAGACAAGCGCTCTAGTGGCAAGCTTGGTAAATCAGTTACAAGCACATTCTCTTAGTTCACATGAAGAGTCTAAGCATATGATAGTCATACCAGAAAAGGTGAAATCATTGATCAATCAGTTCATTGGTTTATTTCTAGATGAACTACCAAAATCTTTGCCTCCCTTAAGAGATTTACAACACCAGATAGATTTCATTCCAGGTGCATCTCTGCCTAATTATGCTCATTACAGATTAAGCCCAAAAGAGCATGAGATTTTGCAAGGACAAGTAAATGatttattggaaaaaaaaaaggtttga